A genomic region of [Eubacterium] eligens ATCC 27750 contains the following coding sequences:
- a CDS encoding glycosyltransferase family 2 protein: MSENKKNCLYIVIPCYNEEQVLPVTSGMFLDELNHLIKAGKISSGSRIMFVNDGSSDSTWDIITDLSKKDEHFIGISQSRNRGHQSSVLAGLMEASQYADITISIDCDGQDDIHAMEDMVDAYHDGCDIVYGVRNDRSTDTFFKRNTAKGFYKIMAKLGAETVYNHADYRLLSKRVINELAQFKETNLYLRGLIPLVGFKSTSVYYSRSERLAGKSHYPFSKMLNLALNGITSLSVKPLRLVMSLGIIVSIISFIGVIWAVVDNLLGNTVTGWASTVCIVCFMGGIQLMCLGVIGEYIGKIYIEVKNRPRFIISERTYECNEDKNQ, translated from the coding sequence ATGAGTGAAAATAAAAAAAATTGTTTATATATTGTAATTCCATGCTACAACGAAGAACAGGTTCTGCCTGTTACCTCAGGCATGTTTCTTGATGAACTTAACCATCTTATCAAAGCCGGCAAAATCAGTTCTGGCAGCAGGATAATGTTTGTCAATGATGGAAGTTCTGACAGTACATGGGATATAATTACGGATTTATCAAAGAAAGATGAACATTTCATAGGAATAAGCCAGAGTCGTAACCGCGGACACCAGAGCAGTGTGCTTGCCGGTCTTATGGAGGCTTCCCAGTATGCTGATATTACTATATCTATAGATTGCGACGGACAGGATGATATTCATGCAATGGAAGATATGGTTGACGCTTACCACGATGGCTGTGATATCGTCTATGGTGTAAGAAATGACCGTTCAACAGATACATTTTTTAAAAGAAACACAGCCAAAGGCTTCTATAAAATCATGGCAAAGCTTGGCGCAGAAACTGTATATAACCATGCCGATTACAGGCTTTTATCAAAGCGTGTGATTAATGAACTGGCACAATTCAAAGAAACTAATCTGTACCTTCGTGGTCTTATCCCGCTTGTCGGTTTTAAGAGTACAAGCGTATATTATTCAAGAAGCGAACGACTTGCCGGAAAGTCACACTACCCTTTCAGCAAAATGCTTAACCTTGCATTAAACGGCATAACAAGCCTTAGTGTAAAACCACTCCGTCTTGTTATGTCACTTGGTATTATAGTTTCAATCATCAGCTTTATCGGTGTTATATGGGCTGTCGTTGACAACCTGCTCGGCAACACAGTAACCGGCTGGGCAAGTACAGTATGTATCGTATGCTTCATGGGCGGAATACAACTTATGTGCCTCGGGGTTATCGGGGAATACATCGGGAAGATATATATAGAGGTCAAGAATAGACCTAGGTTTATTATCAGTGAGAGGACTTATGAGTGCAATGAAGATAAAAATCAGTAA
- a CDS encoding RrF2 family transcriptional regulator yields MKISTKGRYALRVMIDLAEHNTGEYIPLMDIARRQDISEKYLEAIVATLSKNDFLISLRGKGGGYKLARNPEDYSVLSILLVTEGSLAPVACLEKKPNRCPKVAECKTLQMWENFEKLVNDYFSNITIADLVNSNVGIDSYII; encoded by the coding sequence ATGAAGATTTCAACAAAGGGAAGATATGCGCTCAGGGTCATGATTGATCTTGCAGAGCATAATACAGGAGAATATATTCCACTTATGGATATTGCCAGAAGACAGGATATTTCTGAGAAGTATCTGGAAGCGATTGTTGCAACATTAAGCAAGAATGATTTTCTCATATCATTAAGAGGAAAGGGTGGCGGATACAAGCTTGCACGCAATCCGGAGGATTATTCAGTGCTTAGCATACTTCTTGTAACAGAGGGTTCACTTGCACCGGTAGCATGTCTTGAGAAGAAGCCTAACAGATGTCCGAAGGTGGCAGAATGTAAGACTTTACAGATGTGGGAAAACTTTGAGAAGCTTGTTAATGATTACTTCAGCAATATTACAATAGCAGATTTGGTTAATTCTAATGTGGGAATAGACAGTTATATTATATAG
- a CDS encoding S8 family peptidase, which produces MNPRIENLLQISADTSEDIRQQVPDMDAGFDDSDRTWEIIVKTAGSLDRIRGIYTNAEFTQLLCGYWIVRTTIDNIEALATEPEIIFIEKPKALYFELYAAKSEACVNVAKAEETQYGGVTGKGVLVAVIDSGIDIGNNEFLDDSGKTRIKTLWDQTTGITYSDKEINSILEDYRNGAVKTLPARDVTGHGNEVAVIACGRSGVASDADIIIVKLGNSGGNAYIRTTQIMKGVDYCIRKAIEYSQPVAVNISYGGTYGNHEGSSIFEMFIDDCCSTYRCSICIGVGNEGEGRTHYSGQLVSGNVLDEELAIGDYEPQISIQIWKRAMDNARIELIAPTGERLVISERNAGVVHHNIKNMRIVSKAYGPGPFYMGEEIYAAIVATSGYITSGIWDIRFTAANVLDGFFNMWLPPVSTLSSATGFLRPSPEYTFTIPGTSRRAICVGANGRAPGSAATFSGRGVNVKSGLLLYAKPDITAPGVNIRIPGNKERMVTGTSFATPMVTGAAAMLMEWGIVKGNDQYMYGEKLKAYLINGATRVGNVWPDSARGWGELCVAASIPAK; this is translated from the coding sequence GTGAATCCGAGAATTGAGAATCTATTGCAGATTAGTGCTGATACAAGTGAAGATATAAGGCAGCAGGTACCTGATATGGATGCCGGGTTTGATGACTCTGACAGAACATGGGAGATAATTGTCAAGACAGCTGGAAGTCTGGACAGGATTAGAGGCATTTATACAAATGCAGAGTTTACGCAGCTTCTGTGTGGATACTGGATTGTAAGGACAACGATTGATAACATAGAAGCACTAGCTACAGAACCGGAGATTATATTTATTGAAAAGCCTAAGGCATTATATTTTGAATTGTATGCAGCTAAGTCAGAAGCCTGTGTTAATGTTGCAAAAGCAGAAGAAACCCAGTATGGAGGCGTGACTGGAAAAGGTGTACTAGTAGCGGTAATTGATTCGGGAATAGATATAGGTAATAATGAATTTCTTGATGACTCAGGGAAAACAAGAATTAAGACGTTGTGGGACCAGACAACAGGCATTACATATTCTGACAAGGAAATTAACAGTATACTGGAAGATTACAGGAATGGAGCTGTAAAGACACTGCCAGCTAGGGATGTAACCGGACATGGCAATGAAGTTGCAGTTATTGCATGTGGAAGGAGCGGTGTTGCTTCAGACGCAGATATTATAATTGTAAAGCTGGGAAATTCAGGGGGAAACGCATATATAAGGACAACGCAGATTATGAAAGGCGTTGATTACTGCATAAGAAAAGCTATTGAATATAGTCAGCCGGTTGCGGTTAATATAAGTTATGGTGGAACTTATGGCAATCATGAGGGCAGTTCTATATTTGAAATGTTTATAGATGACTGCTGTTCAACATACAGATGCAGTATATGTATAGGTGTTGGCAATGAAGGAGAAGGAAGAACACATTATTCAGGTCAGCTTGTCAGTGGAAATGTACTGGATGAAGAGCTTGCAATTGGTGATTATGAGCCTCAGATAAGTATACAGATATGGAAAAGGGCAATGGACAATGCAAGAATTGAACTTATTGCGCCAACAGGGGAAAGACTGGTTATAAGTGAAAGAAATGCGGGGGTTGTGCATCATAACATTAAGAATATGCGTATCGTATCAAAGGCGTATGGACCGGGACCATTCTATATGGGTGAAGAGATATATGCAGCCATAGTTGCGACAAGCGGATATATTACTTCTGGAATATGGGATATAAGATTTACCGCAGCAAATGTGTTGGATGGATTCTTTAATATGTGGCTTCCTCCGGTTTCGACATTAAGCAGTGCAACAGGATTTTTAAGACCGTCGCCTGAGTACACATTTACAATACCGGGGACTTCGAGGCGGGCAATATGTGTTGGCGCCAATGGGCGTGCTCCAGGGAGTGCGGCAACATTTTCAGGAAGGGGAGTTAATGTAAAAAGCGGCCTTCTGCTGTATGCAAAACCTGACATAACAGCACCGGGAGTTAATATAAGAATTCCAGGAAATAAGGAGAGAATGGTCACGGGGACATCTTTTGCAACACCAATGGTTACGGGTGCTGCTGCAATGCTGATGGAATGGGGGATTGTGAAGGGCAATGACCAATATATGTATGGTGAAAAGCTTAAAGCATACCTTATAAATGGTGCAACACGGGTGGGAAATGTATGGCCTGATTCAGCCAGAGGCTGGGGAGAATTATGCGTTGCGGCAAGCATTCCAGCTAAATAA
- a CDS encoding epoxyqueuosine reductase QueH codes for MGIPFEQRNFQKELDKKIAGFQKDGIVPTLLLHSCCAPCSSHCIEYLSDYFHITVFYYNPNISVEEEYRKRVEEQKRFISEFPAKYKVSFIEGDYDTKEFYDIAKGYEQCREGGERCFRCYELRLRKTCKTAKAGGFDYFTTTLTISPLKNSVKLNEIGLKLSEEYDMPYLLSDFKKKEGYKRSIELSHEYNLYRQNYCGCVYSR; via the coding sequence ATGGGAATACCTTTTGAACAGAGAAATTTTCAGAAAGAGCTTGATAAGAAGATAGCGGGCTTCCAGAAGGACGGAATTGTACCGACTCTGCTTCTTCACAGCTGCTGTGCACCGTGTAGCAGCCATTGCATAGAGTATCTTTCTGATTATTTCCATATAACTGTATTCTACTATAATCCGAATATATCTGTTGAGGAAGAGTACAGAAAAAGAGTTGAAGAACAGAAGAGATTCATCAGTGAATTTCCGGCAAAGTATAAGGTTTCCTTCATAGAAGGCGATTATGATACTAAAGAATTCTATGACATAGCTAAAGGATATGAACAGTGCAGGGAAGGTGGGGAAAGGTGCTTCCGCTGTTATGAGCTGAGACTGCGAAAGACCTGTAAGACTGCAAAGGCTGGTGGATTTGATTATTTTACGACAACGCTTACAATAAGTCCTCTAAAGAACAGCGTCAAGCTTAATGAAATAGGTTTAAAGCTTTCAGAGGAATATGATATGCCATATCTTTTATCTGATTTTAAGAAAAAAGAGGGATATAAGCGTTCTATAGAACTTTCGCATGAGTATAATCTATACAGACAGAATTATTGTGGATGTGTGTATTCGCGTTGA
- a CDS encoding pyridoxal phosphate-dependent aminotransferase, producing the protein MIADSMVSLVKNSSVIRAMFEEGNRLAKLYGAENVYDFSLGNPNVPAPAEVNEAVKDIVDNEESTFIHGYMSNAGYEDVRQTIAESLNRRFGTHFNHTNIVMTVGAAGGLNTIFKTLLNPGEEVMTFAPFFGEYRNYVSNFGGKLVVVSPNTVDFQPKLDEFEAKITPKTRAVIVNNPNNPTGVVYSEDTIKKMAAIMDKKQKEYGTEIYLIADEPYRELAYDGVDVPYLTKYYDNTIVGYSYSKSLSLPGERIGYLVIPDEVTDSEDVKSAASVATRILGFVNAPSLMQRVVAKCVDAQVNLEAYDKNRKAIYEGLTKLGFECVKPEGAFYLFVKSPVEDETVFCEAAKKHNILMVPASSFGCPGYVRIAYCVSYDTIVNSLPHFAEVAKEMGL; encoded by the coding sequence ATGATAGCTGATTCAATGGTTTCTTTAGTAAAAAACAGTTCGGTAATCCGTGCAATGTTCGAGGAAGGCAACAGACTTGCCAAGTTATACGGAGCAGAGAATGTGTATGATTTCTCACTTGGTAATCCGAATGTTCCAGCACCTGCAGAGGTTAATGAAGCGGTTAAGGATATAGTAGATAATGAAGAATCAACATTTATACATGGCTATATGAGTAATGCAGGATATGAGGATGTGAGACAGACTATAGCTGAGTCACTTAATAGAAGATTCGGAACACATTTTAACCATACTAATATTGTAATGACTGTTGGAGCAGCAGGCGGGCTTAATACAATATTCAAGACATTACTTAATCCGGGCGAAGAGGTTATGACATTTGCGCCATTCTTTGGTGAATACAGGAATTATGTAAGCAATTTTGGCGGAAAATTAGTGGTTGTTTCACCTAATACTGTGGATTTCCAGCCTAAGCTTGACGAGTTTGAAGCAAAGATAACACCTAAGACAAGAGCTGTTATCGTTAATAATCCTAATAACCCGACAGGTGTTGTATATTCAGAGGATACTATAAAGAAGATGGCTGCTATTATGGATAAGAAGCAGAAGGAGTACGGAACAGAGATTTACTTAATAGCAGATGAACCATACAGAGAGTTAGCTTATGACGGTGTTGATGTTCCATATCTTACTAAATATTACGACAATACTATTGTTGGTTATTCATACAGTAAGTCGCTTTCACTTCCAGGTGAGCGAATCGGATATCTTGTTATTCCTGATGAGGTTACAGATTCAGAAGATGTTAAGTCAGCAGCTTCTGTAGCTACAAGAATTTTAGGATTCGTTAATGCGCCTTCACTTATGCAGAGAGTTGTTGCAAAATGTGTTGATGCACAGGTTAATCTTGAGGCATATGACAAGAACAGAAAGGCAATATACGAAGGACTCACAAAGTTAGGCTTTGAGTGTGTAAAGCCAGAGGGTGCTTTCTATCTTTTCGTAAAGTCACCTGTTGAAGATGAAACTGTTTTCTGTGAGGCAGCCAAGAAACACAATATCCTTATGGTTCCTGCGTCATCATTTGGATGCCCTGGATATGTTAGAATTGCATACTGTGTATCTTACGATACAATTGTTAATTCATTACCACATTTTGCAGAAGTTGCTAAAGAGATGGGATTATAA
- a CDS encoding glycosyltransferase family protein: MSKVLYSIYRYTVLGLFLVINIWLFLLSIFSTSKMTTDASEYTYYTGDYVWVHLIVLACIAVLTYILVKKKLFIILNRYLTDNDKAFRKVRNICLIIIGITGAVWVILTQSHAGADQYYVLDAAAGLRSHDYTMFMRDGYIAKYTNQIGLLFIEYIIGFVVGDYNYIFWQLLNVIMIVFTYKMLADLFSIWKLPRLASVLFLVLGILFFPWTLYSVFIYGNIAGLFFAVMAFKYTMLFVGASNTDNSIHISYIAVTGAAMMMSVMVKSNYLIFMIALILYTIAETLRHKNIQIILVTCAIAAGFAIQAVFPKLIIEKISGYNLDNGASSWTWIDMGLHSTTATVYADGWYNSRIASLYERNDYDSKKEAQAAKADIKGYINNYKSDPNAFTSFLSKKIASQWNNPGFQCFWITNVRNSSITQSGFITDILSLKGGIPFMNYLNILQSIILFGSMLYAVYALFFNSAPVSTVLPLTFIGGFIFHIFWEGKCQYTLPYFVLLLPLSIIGFFYMAKVFIDFSKKNIYHCAAGLIVLILVTIIFNHFIIINHDNKSYKEYKDYTIKVESGEITETDN; this comes from the coding sequence ATGTCTAAAGTTCTTTATTCAATATACAGATATACTGTTTTAGGATTGTTTCTCGTTATAAACATATGGCTGTTTCTGCTTAGCATTTTCAGCACCAGTAAAATGACTACTGATGCAAGTGAATATACATATTACACAGGAGATTATGTGTGGGTTCACCTTATAGTACTTGCCTGTATTGCAGTCCTTACCTATATTCTCGTAAAGAAAAAATTATTTATCATTCTTAACAGATACCTGACTGATAACGATAAAGCCTTCAGAAAGGTGCGTAACATTTGTCTGATAATCATTGGAATCACAGGGGCAGTCTGGGTTATTCTTACACAGTCGCATGCGGGTGCTGACCAGTATTATGTGCTTGATGCCGCTGCTGGCCTTAGAAGCCATGACTATACAATGTTTATGCGTGATGGATATATAGCCAAATACACTAACCAGATTGGGCTTTTATTCATTGAATACATTATTGGTTTCGTTGTTGGTGACTATAACTACATATTCTGGCAGCTTTTAAATGTCATAATGATAGTATTCACTTACAAAATGCTGGCAGATTTATTCTCAATATGGAAATTGCCACGACTTGCATCTGTCTTATTCCTTGTCCTTGGTATACTGTTTTTCCCATGGACACTTTACAGCGTATTTATATACGGCAATATAGCCGGCTTATTTTTTGCTGTCATGGCATTTAAATATACAATGCTTTTTGTTGGCGCATCCAATACAGACAATTCCATACATATCTCATATATTGCGGTCACTGGAGCTGCTATGATGATGAGCGTCATGGTTAAAAGTAATTATCTTATATTTATGATTGCTCTTATTTTATATACAATTGCCGAAACATTAAGACATAAGAACATACAGATTATTCTTGTTACATGTGCCATAGCTGCAGGATTTGCCATACAGGCAGTTTTTCCTAAATTAATCATAGAGAAAATATCTGGATATAATCTGGATAATGGAGCTTCATCATGGACATGGATAGATATGGGACTCCACTCGACAACCGCAACTGTATATGCCGACGGATGGTATAATTCCAGAATTGCATCTCTTTATGAAAGAAATGATTATGATTCAAAAAAGGAAGCCCAGGCAGCCAAAGCAGATATTAAAGGTTACATAAACAACTATAAAAGCGATCCTAATGCATTTACATCTTTCCTTTCAAAGAAGATTGCATCCCAGTGGAATAACCCTGGTTTTCAGTGTTTCTGGATAACTAATGTCAGAAACAGCAGTATCACGCAAAGTGGTTTTATTACAGATATTTTATCATTAAAAGGTGGCATACCTTTTATGAATTATCTTAATATACTGCAAAGTATAATTTTATTTGGAAGTATGCTATATGCTGTTTATGCTCTCTTCTTTAATTCAGCTCCAGTTTCAACCGTACTTCCACTGACATTTATAGGTGGTTTCATATTCCATATATTCTGGGAAGGAAAATGCCAGTACACACTTCCTTATTTTGTATTGCTGCTTCCTTTGAGCATTATTGGATTTTTCTATATGGCGAAAGTCTTTATAGATTTTTCAAAGAAAAACATATATCATTGTGCAGCTGGCTTAATAGTCCTTATATTAGTCACAATCATATTTAACCACTTTATAATAATTAACCATGACAATAAAAGTTATAAAGAATATAAGGATTATACTATAAAAGTTGAATCTGGTGAAATAACTGAAACTGATAACTGA
- the yfcE gene encoding phosphodiesterase, translated as MKKIMIASDIHGSAYYCRKLLERYEAEKPDRLVLLGDILYHGPRNDLPKEYAPKEVIAMLNPLRNEIICVRGNCDTEVDQMVLDFNVLAEQAYLNFNDRSIVLAHGHKLDEKNIPALKEGDILLCGHTHVPKCEKRDNYIYMNPGSVSIPKENSEHSYMILEDKFYWKNLDGEEYMEY; from the coding sequence ATGAAGAAGATAATGATTGCATCAGATATACACGGTTCTGCATATTATTGCAGAAAGCTGCTTGAAAGATATGAAGCAGAGAAGCCAGACAGACTCGTTCTTTTAGGAGATATTCTCTATCACGGACCAAGAAATGACCTGCCTAAGGAATACGCACCTAAGGAAGTTATTGCAATGCTTAATCCTTTACGCAATGAGATTATATGCGTAAGAGGTAATTGTGATACAGAGGTTGACCAGATGGTGCTTGACTTTAATGTACTTGCAGAGCAGGCATATCTTAATTTCAATGACAGATCAATCGTTCTTGCACATGGACACAAGCTTGATGAGAAGAATATACCTGCATTAAAGGAAGGCGATATTCTACTTTGCGGACATACACATGTACCTAAGTGTGAGAAGAGAGATAATTACATATACATGAATCCTGGTTCAGTTTCAATTCCTAAAGAAAACTCAGAACACAGTTATATGATACTGGAGGATAAGTTCTACTGGAAGAACCTCGATGGGGAAGAGTACATGGAATATTAA
- a CDS encoding ATP-binding cassette domain-containing protein, with translation MENIALTLENVTGKGLGFKLKDISAKFENGYIYAITGKNGAGKTTLFNYILAQRKQYTGSIKMSGYELERNHSKAMEIIGFVSEDNVFFENRTGKQNADILGLVYDDFDVELFNECMKKMNVSTATTLWRMSRGERMKFQLAFAIAHHSRLYLLDEATAGMDAVFKIELFDMLRELIAQECCVIMTTHDMTEIMKNTDYVAVMEGGRLGEFSESIECTV, from the coding sequence ATGGAGAATATTGCACTGACATTAGAAAATGTTACAGGAAAAGGACTTGGATTTAAATTAAAAGACATAAGTGCGAAATTTGAGAATGGATACATATATGCAATTACAGGTAAGAATGGTGCCGGCAAAACTACATTGTTTAATTACATTTTAGCACAGAGAAAACAGTACACAGGAAGCATAAAGATGTCTGGCTATGAGCTTGAAAGGAATCATTCAAAAGCAATGGAAATCATTGGCTTTGTGTCAGAGGATAATGTATTCTTCGAGAACCGTACCGGAAAGCAGAATGCTGATATACTGGGACTTGTGTATGATGATTTTGATGTGGAACTGTTTAATGAATGTATGAAAAAGATGAATGTCAGCACTGCAACGACATTGTGGCGTATGTCAAGAGGTGAGCGTATGAAGTTCCAGCTTGCGTTTGCAATAGCACATCACAGCAGGCTGTATCTTCTTGATGAAGCAACAGCAGGCATGGATGCAGTGTTTAAGATAGAATTATTTGACATGTTAAGAGAACTTATAGCACAGGAATGCTGTGTGATTATGACAACACATGACATGACAGAGATTATGAAGAATACGGATTATGTGGCAGTTATGGAGGGCGGCAGACTGGGAGAGTTCAGCGAAAGTATTGAATGCACAGTGTGA
- a CDS encoding type IV toxin-antitoxin system AbiEi family antitoxin domain-containing protein: MKNRDKILDYFDNVADGTIVSANDMYEHGFGRMNQEAFFRAVERLSDAGEIIRVGRGMYIKKSDAQGDITELLLNYFFGEDNSSGMFTGIHLYNKYSLTNVKSDNISLYSNVCKQSVCHIGNIEVKRPAVELDFNNTRIIEAMEIFQNYFEIPELDKTKFARYAKQFARGYDDEAAVTVLRSMKYKKRSIAFMKKILDTYKVPNTLSQFLSNASHYKVPTFNKLAR, translated from the coding sequence ATGAAGAACAGAGATAAGATATTAGATTACTTTGATAATGTGGCAGATGGCACAATTGTGTCGGCTAATGACATGTATGAGCATGGATTTGGGCGGATGAATCAGGAAGCATTCTTCCGGGCAGTCGAAAGGCTCTCTGACGCGGGTGAGATAATCCGTGTTGGAAGAGGTATGTATATTAAGAAATCAGACGCGCAGGGAGATATTACAGAGCTTTTACTGAATTATTTCTTTGGAGAGGATAATTCAAGCGGAATGTTTACCGGAATACACCTGTATAACAAATATTCGCTTACGAATGTCAAGTCTGATAATATAAGCCTGTATTCTAACGTGTGTAAGCAGTCTGTATGTCATATTGGTAATATAGAGGTGAAAAGACCTGCAGTAGAACTTGATTTTAATAATACAAGAATTATTGAGGCAATGGAGATATTCCAGAATTACTTTGAAATTCCTGAACTTGATAAAACTAAATTTGCAAGATATGCAAAGCAGTTTGCAAGGGGTTATGATGATGAGGCTGCGGTAACAGTACTGCGAAGTATGAAGTATAAGAAAAGATCAATTGCTTTTATGAAGAAGATACTTGATACATACAAGGTTCCTAATACTTTATCTCAGTTTTTAAGTAATGCTTCACATTATAAAGTACCAACATTTAATAAGCTTGCAAGATAG
- the hisC gene encoding histidinol-phosphate transaminase, translating to MKTWEKNIRRVEPYVPGEQPKVKDVVKLNTNENPYPPTPKVHEAAERMNISDLRLYPDPEVTDLVHAIAAYYGMNDNQVFVGVGSDDVLSMCFLTFFNSDKPILFPNISYSFYSVWADLYRIPYEKQPLDKDFNIIPEDYYKENGGVVFPNPNAPTALYMELDKVEDIIKHNQDVVVIVDEAYIDFGGKSAMELVNKYENVLVVQTFSKSRAMAGMRIGYCFGNPELIKALNDVKFSFNSYTMNRTSISYGIESVNDKEYFEECVGKIVKTRENAKERLSQLGFSFPDSKANFIFATHKSVSAKEIFEKLKEKNIFVRYFNQPLIDNYLRISIGTDEQMEKLYAALEEITGQVK from the coding sequence ATGAAGACATGGGAGAAGAATATCAGAAGAGTTGAGCCATATGTGCCGGGAGAGCAGCCTAAGGTTAAAGATGTTGTAAAGCTTAATACCAACGAGAATCCATATCCTCCAACACCTAAGGTGCATGAGGCAGCAGAGAGAATGAATATCAGTGATTTAAGACTTTATCCGGATCCTGAGGTTACAGACCTTGTACATGCAATTGCAGCTTATTATGGAATGAATGATAATCAGGTATTCGTAGGAGTTGGTTCTGATGATGTATTGTCGATGTGTTTCCTGACATTCTTTAATTCAGACAAGCCAATACTGTTTCCTAATATCTCATATTCTTTCTACAGTGTATGGGCTGACCTTTACAGAATTCCATATGAGAAGCAGCCGCTTGATAAGGATTTTAATATAATTCCAGAAGATTATTACAAGGAGAATGGCGGAGTGGTATTCCCTAACCCTAATGCTCCTACAGCACTTTATATGGAACTTGATAAGGTTGAAGATATTATAAAACATAATCAGGATGTAGTTGTTATTGTTGATGAGGCTTATATTGATTTTGGCGGAAAGTCAGCAATGGAGCTTGTCAATAAGTATGAAAATGTGTTGGTTGTACAGACATTTTCTAAATCACGTGCAATGGCTGGTATGAGAATAGGTTACTGTTTCGGTAATCCTGAGCTTATAAAGGCTCTTAATGATGTCAAATTCTCATTCAATTCGTACACAATGAACAGAACTTCAATAAGCTATGGCATTGAGTCTGTCAATGATAAGGAATACTTTGAAGAGTGCGTGGGTAAGATAGTTAAGACCAGAGAGAATGCTAAGGAAAGACTTTCACAGTTAGGCTTCTCATTCCCTGACTCTAAGGCTAACTTTATATTTGCAACACACAAGAGTGTTTCGGCTAAGGAAATATTTGAAAAACTTAAAGAAAAGAACATATTTGTCAGATATTTTAACCAGCCACTTATTGATAATTACTTAAGAATTTCAATAGGAACTGATGAGCAGATGGAAAAGCTTTACGCTGCGTTAGAAGAGATAACAGGACAGGTTAAGTAA
- a CDS encoding GntR family transcriptional regulator, with the protein MSININILPQGTLAIYEQIIMQLKNAIVTGELKSGEALPSIRALAADLQVSVITTKRAYEELEKEGLIRSVAGKGFYVCEYNTDYLKEKQLMMIEKRTQEIIYEAKNAGLSCDDLVDMIRTLYEEK; encoded by the coding sequence ATGAGCATTAATATAAATATCCTGCCACAGGGAACGCTTGCAATATACGAGCAGATAATAATGCAGCTTAAGAATGCGATAGTAACTGGGGAACTGAAATCCGGCGAGGCACTTCCTTCAATAAGGGCGTTGGCAGCAGACCTGCAGGTAAGTGTGATAACAACCAAGAGGGCTTATGAAGAACTTGAAAAAGAAGGGCTTATCCGCTCAGTTGCTGGAAAAGGATTTTATGTGTGTGAATACAACACAGATTATCTGAAAGAAAAGCAGCTTATGATGATAGAAAAGAGAACTCAGGAAATCATATATGAAGCAAAAAATGCAGGGCTTTCCTGTGATGATTTAGTGGATATGATTCGCACTTTGTATGAGGAGAAATAG